From Phaeodactylum tricornutum CCAP 1055/1 chromosome 11, complete sequence, one genomic window encodes:
- a CDS encoding predicted protein has product MGRPSNDQEVGTFSKRSTMKKGFPCQLVLLVIAILLQDSDGTKEKGAFIWGFSRHDARPRSSFSRAQSTTVERCAASPLHAVGHAVEGIECTMVSLDLPLIGTVSVLEATADSQEELVNLALREQTNLSSTISLDSGDPYGAVLWPASLSVSTYLLQNNLLRDRFVLELGSGTGLVALAAALGGAKSVLATDYEAVPLRLLRYAARNLNKLPMEIDYEILDICNDQIPLPYAHIVVAADIMYEPETGRAMARRAVEALRAGSRVVVGDSPGRAGRPAFLDELKRLGVNATFVDTIGSTLTGARHELICGKTSKTVSKDPEELVVAILDLDPTIHKLP; this is encoded by the coding sequence ATGGGACGCCCCTCAAACGATCAGGAGGTTGGTACTTTTTCTAAGCGTTCAACAATGAAAAAAGGCTTTCCTTGTCAGCTAGTCCTGCTAGTTATCGCCATTCTATTGCAAGACTCTGACGGAACAAAGGAGAAGGGCGCTTTCATCTGGGGGTTTTCACGACATGACGCAAGACCAAGATCAAGTTTTTCTAGAGCACAATCGACAACGGTGGAAAGGTGTGCAGCGTCTCCTTTGCACGCTGTTGGACATGCCGTTGAAGGAATTGAATGCACCATGGTCTCTCTTGACTTGCCTCTTATTGGAACAGTGTCGGTTCTGGAAGCAACGGCGGACTCGCAGGAGGAACTTGTCAATCTCGCTTTACGAGAACAGACGAACCTTTCGTCCACAATTTCTTTAGATTCAGGGGATCCCTACGGAGCCGTCCTGTGGCCGGCCTCCCTGTCGGTGTCCACGTATCTCCTACAAAACAATCTACTACGGGATAGATTCGTGCTAGAACTTGGGTCGGGAACGGGTCTGGTGGCGTTGGCGGCAGCCTTGGGAGGAGCAAAAAGTGTACTCGCTACCGACTATGAAGCGGTTCCGCTGAGGCTACTGCGCTACGCTGCTCGGAACCTGAACAAGCTGCCCATGGAAATTGACTATGAAATACTTGACATTTGCAATGATCAAATACCCTTACCGTACGCCCATATTGTCGTTGCTGCGGATATAATGTACGAACCCGAGACGGGGCGAGCAATGGCTCGCCGTGCCGTCGAGGCGTTGAGAGCCGGGAGCCGCGTAGTAGTGGGGGATTCTCCGGGAAGAGCAGGGAGACCAGCATTTCTAGACGAACTTAAACGACTGGGAGTCAATGCGACCTTTGTTGACACAATTGGGTCGACTTTAACGGGTGCTCGTCATGAATTGATCTGTGGGAAAACTTCCAAAACTGTCAGCAAAGATCCTGAAGAGTTGGTAGTAGCGATTTTAGATCTAGATCCAACGATTCATAAGCTTCCATAA
- a CDS encoding predicted protein, with translation MYVSIHPSIHPHPHKPIHVHVHELWFHRPRPFPKSSHIPMRPMSVPSREPFDTVGEESVHGAPQKRVEPSETISVCDDDDDGDWQRSLSNPALSQTGAPATTHNDTPSVVWNTESLSIQTFPSEAHVCSERKWKTPLYNFHWNRVVSWDELEDRLAVLVGNDATVLQLLHSVYSVDVPDQVLRSLAVVALQIPDHDDPFESDTVPTSTTSTTTPWLDSSNALATVAHYLVQQHFDKRATRTRNGNQATECVASLACLRFLVTVRSPTEAGWQREEFRLAETLAFLTQRECCVAPEKDATLSKHCPTEEIYHSETTLLWELRALCLHELERLQEQALICQAWIDATAETTANCIETGAHVIKLGLTHSTTLVTTGIDAMGDVVQSCIDPVLREAGTNTEYDPRSTAAALTYTGAARRVTRQARECTQRTTSEVQDASCRAIQMAATQFYRHQVGHAVVPDDSRRHALAAAGKVGLAGLGAVVIVGEAVLESSNAVAQATVDATAGVVEHRYGAAAGQVVRNTSETAVNVFRTVGHVAMVKSKILGKAVVKKSAKTHMENQKPTTKVHAQRKQNISKVDRVTVPKEVDNSEQGL, from the coding sequence tccatccatccatccacaTCCGCACAAGCCCATCCACGTACACGTACACGAACTATGGTTCCATCGGCCGAGACCTTTTCCGAAGTCATCCCATATACCGATGCGTCCGATGAGCGTGCCTTCGCGCGAACCATTCGACACAGTAGGCGAGGAGTCCGTTCATGGGGCGCCGCAAAAACGGGTCGAACCGAGTGAGACGATTAGTGTGtgcgacgatgacgacgacggtgatTGGCAACGATCCCTGTCGAATCCGGCGTTGTCCCAAACGGGTGCACCCGCAACAACACATAACGACACACCGTCTGTGGTTTGGAATACCGAATCCTTGTCGATCCAAACGTTTCCCAGTGAAGCTCACGTATGTTCAGAGAGGAAGTGGAAGACGCCTTTGTACAATTTTCACTGGAACCGAGTCGTTTCTTGGGATGAACTAGAAGACCGCCTCGCTGTTTTAGTGGGGAACGACGCCACAGTCTTGCAACTCTTGCATTCCGTTTACTCGGTCGATGTCCCCGACCAAGTGTTGCGAAGTCTCGCCGTGGTGGCCTTGCAAATTCCAGACCACGATGATCCCTTCGAGTCGGACACTGTACCCACTAGTACTACTTCTACTACTACGCCATGGCTCGATTCCAGCAACGCACTCGCTACCGTGGCCCACTACCTGGTACAACAGCACTTTGACAAGAGAGCGACACGAACACGGAACGGAAACCAGGCTACGGAATGTGTCGCTTCGTTGGCGTGTCTCCGATTTCTCGTAACTGTACGATCACCAACAGAGGCTGGTTGGCAACGAGAGGAATTCCGGTTAGCGGAAACCTTGGCTTTTCTGACGCAACGGGAATGTTGTGTTGCACCCGAGAAAGACGCGACCCTCTCTAAGCATTGCCCTACAGAGGAAATATACCACAGTGAAACAACTCTCTTATGGGAGCTTCGAGCTTTGTGTCTGCACGAATTGGAGCGACTGCAGGAACAAGCGCTTATTTGTCAGGCGTGGATAGATGCTACGGCAGAAACGACCGCTAATTGTATCGAAACCGGAGCGCACGTGATCAAGTTGGGCTTGACGCACTCCACGACTCTTGTAACGACCGGTATTGACGCCATGGGCGACGTCGTCCAAAGCTGTATAGATCCAGTGCTGCGAGAAGCCGGGACAAATACGGAATACGATCCGAGGTCCACGGCAGCGGCACTCACTTATACGGGTGCCGCCCGTCGAGTCACTCGGCAAGCGCGGGAATGTACGCAACGCACCACATCCGAAGTACAAGACGCTTCGTGTCGCGCTATTCAAATGGCGGCAACGCAGTTTTACAGGCATCAAGTAGGACACGCAGTGGTTCCAGACGATTCTAGAAGGCACGCGTTAGCCGCGGCGGGAAAGGTCGGCCTCGCTGGCTTGGGCGCCGTAGTCATTGTCGGCGAAGCCGTCCTGGAATCCTCAAACGCAGTTGCTCAAGCCACTGTGGACGCTACAGCGGGTGTGGTCGAGCATCGGTACGGAGCAGCAGCAGGACAAGTGGTTCGAAATACCAGCGAGACTGCAGTGAATGTTTTTCGAACCGTTGGGCACGTGGCGATGGTGAAATCCAAAATATTGGGGAAAGCAGTTGTTAAAAAATCAGCCAAAACGCACATGGAGAACCAAAAACCGACCACAAAAGTACACGcgcaacgaaaacaaaatatATCCAAAGTTGATCGTGTAACAGTACCGAAAGAGGTCGACAATTCGGAGCAAGGACTGTGA